The following coding sequences are from one Methanosarcina sp. WWM596 window:
- a CDS encoding pentapeptide repeat-containing protein, with protein MSDLKEADLKAGNLGKANLKGANLKGANLLEANLRWANLEEANLRWANLEEANLEGANLKGANLEWAKLEKANLERANFEKANLRGAKLEWAKLEGANLRGANLKEANLEWAKIERANLEKANLERANLEKANLEWAKLEGANLEWAKLERVNFKRADLKGANLEGAKLEEADLLEANLRWTKLEGADLKGAKLEGANLKGANLKGANLKGAKLEEANLEGANLEEANFEEANLKGANFKGANLKGSNLKGANLKGANLKEANLKGANLKGANLKRVDHLSLDHLSKVKTLYDTKLDEELLIILKEKCPALFEVPDYDE; from the coding sequence ATGTCTGACCTTAAAGAAGCTGACCTTAAAGCGGGCAACCTTGGAAAGGCTAACCTTAAAGGAGCTAACCTTAAAGGAGCTAACCTTCTAGAGGCTAACCTTAGATGGGCTAACCTTGAAGAGGCTAACCTTAGATGGGCTAACCTTGAAGAGGCTAACCTTGAGGGAGCTAACCTTAAAGGAGCTAACCTTGAGTGGGCTAAGCTTGAAAAGGCTAACCTTGAAAGGGCTAACTTTGAAAAAGCTAACCTTAGAGGAGCTAAACTTGAGTGGGCTAAGCTTGAGGGAGCTAACCTTAGAGGAGCTAACCTTAAAGAAGCTAACCTTGAGTGGGCTAAGATTGAAAGGGCTAACCTTGAAAAGGCTAACCTTGAAAGGGCTAACCTTGAAAAGGCTAATCTTGAGTGGGCTAAGCTTGAAGGAGCTAACCTCGAGTGGGCTAAACTTGAAAGGGTTAACTTTAAAAGAGCTGACCTTAAAGGAGCTAACCTTGAAGGGGCTAAGCTTGAAGAGGCTGACCTTCTAGAAGCTAACCTTAGATGGACTAAGCTTGAAGGGGCTGATCTTAAAGGAGCTAAACTTGAAGGGGCTAACCTTAAAGGAGCTAACCTTAAAGGAGCTAACCTTAAAGGAGCTAAACTTGAAGAGGCTAACCTTGAAGGGGCTAACCTTGAAGAGGCTAACTTTGAAGAGGCTAACCTTAAAGGAGCTAATTTTAAAGGAGCTAACCTTAAAGGATCTAACCTTAAAGGAGCTAACCTTAAAGGAGCTAACCTTAAAGAAGCTAACCTTAAAGGAGCTAACCTTAAAGGAGCTAACCTTAAAAGGGTTGATCATTTATCACTTGACCATCTTTCTAAAGTGAAAACACTTTATGATACAAAATTAGACGAAGAACTCCTCATAATATTAAAAGAGAAGTGCCCTGCCCTTTTTGAAGTACCTGATTACGATGAATGA
- a CDS encoding phosphate-starvation-inducible PsiE family protein yields the protein MKDLYKIFMIDQNKIFKIIIDLVTIVILYILLLALLVGVINILQDIKSILFGTLGGGFGQIVASVLTIFVLIDLFKTFVDFREHEEIRITYVTDATILIVMREIAAGVYAQRFDYQFILGLSALLLILGIVRALTVKYPPK from the coding sequence ATGAAAGATCTTTATAAAATATTTATGATAGATCAAAACAAAATATTTAAAATAATAATTGATTTAGTCACTATTGTCATCCTTTATATACTGCTACTGGCGCTACTTGTGGGGGTGATAAATATCCTCCAGGATATCAAGTCAATTCTATTCGGGACTCTTGGGGGTGGTTTTGGCCAGATAGTAGCCAGTGTCCTCACAATTTTTGTTCTTATTGACCTTTTCAAGACTTTTGTCGATTTTCGTGAACATGAAGAAATCAGAATTACATATGTAACCGATGCTACGATTTTAATAGTCATGCGTGAAATCGCGGCAGGGGTATATGCCCAAAGATTTGATTATCAATTTATTTTAGGCCTATCGGCATTGCTGTTGATATTGGGTATAGTAAGGGCCCTAACTGTCAAATATCCACCCAAATAA
- a CDS encoding chemotaxis protein CheB codes for MHLTGCYTRMPVYEVKDGMVVQPDCVYVIPLNHDMIFQAGTLKFRKLTATSDSPNIILDALCLLPLVFQLNCRRSVL; via the coding sequence ATGCACCTGACAGGATGCTATACACGGATGCCGGTTTATGAGGTCAAAGACGGAATGGTCGTCCAGCCTGACTGTGTCTACGTCATCCCGCTTAACCACGACATGATTTTTCAGGCTGGTACGCTGAAGTTCCGGAAACTTACCGCAACCAGCGACTCACCAAATATAATATTGGATGCTCTATGTCTATTGCCACTGGTTTTTCAGTTAAACTGCAGAAGATCTGTGCTTTGA
- a CDS encoding PIN domain-containing protein: MHKSIHRATVYPLRRSVKLRPGKTLPVKPSPAPIHSTATYDFPAEQNYFFDTNIWLYIYGPIGWPDQRSAIYSRMLREIRESNGTIYINCMIISEFINAFSRIEFKQQTDYSRFKDFRNSLSFRPIAVDIASNVKKILRNTLACDPDLKVIDLPEIMRFFEQGKYDFNDLLFAEICREKGLVFVTHDKDFSDMGVEILTANEKLFHHR, encoded by the coding sequence ATGCATAAGAGTATCCACCGCGCAACAGTTTATCCTTTAAGGCGCAGTGTGAAACTTCGTCCTGGAAAAACCCTGCCTGTAAAGCCGAGCCCTGCTCCTATCCATTCCACAGCGACGTATGATTTTCCTGCCGAACAGAATTATTTTTTTGACACCAATATCTGGCTCTATATTTACGGTCCTATAGGCTGGCCTGACCAGAGGTCTGCCATATATTCCAGAATGTTAAGAGAAATCCGGGAATCAAACGGCACTATCTATATAAACTGCATGATTATCTCGGAATTTATTAATGCCTTCTCAAGAATCGAGTTCAAACAGCAGACAGATTATTCAAGGTTCAAGGATTTCAGAAACTCATTAAGCTTTCGTCCCATTGCTGTAGATATCGCCTCAAACGTTAAAAAAATCCTCAGAAATACCCTTGCCTGCGACCCCGATTTAAAAGTTATAGACCTGCCTGAAATCATGCGTTTCTTTGAGCAGGGAAAGTACGACTTTAATGACCTTCTCTTTGCAGAAATCTGCCGCGAAAAAGGCCTGGTCTTTGTAACCCACGACAAGGACTTCAGCGACATGGGTGTTGAGATCCTGACCGCAAACGAGAAGCTGTTTCATCACAGGTGA
- a CDS encoding STAS-like domain-containing protein yields the protein MKFLTQGFTGSYLRLKLGFLNRCRSDNMGKVTEERVKVRIIETAGSSCCVAACDGQKVHDRIADDFHKNRKVDLSFAETNEITPAFLNAAVGQLYGTFPAELIEKNLSFTDLDPEDEASIKRVMERAKGYFEHAYSCRKALRDVIGGEDA from the coding sequence ATGAAATTTCTGACGCAGGGGTTTACAGGCTCATACCTTAGACTCAAACTGGGCTTCTTAAACAGATGCAGGAGTGATAATATGGGGAAAGTTACGGAAGAGAGGGTGAAAGTAAGAATTATTGAGACTGCAGGAAGCAGTTGCTGTGTTGCAGCCTGTGATGGACAAAAAGTGCATGACAGGATTGCAGACGATTTCCACAAAAACAGGAAGGTTGATCTCTCTTTTGCAGAGACTAACGAAATTACACCTGCCTTTCTGAACGCAGCTGTGGGGCAACTTTACGGAACTTTTCCGGCTGAACTGATTGAGAAAAACCTTTCTTTTACGGACCTTGACCCTGAAGATGAGGCTTCCATAAAGAGAGTCATGGAGAGAGCAAAAGGCTATTTTGAACATGCATATTCCTGCAGAAAGGCTCTCAGGGATGTGATCGGAGGCGAAGATGCATAA
- a CDS encoding DNA polymerase ligase N-terminal domain-containing protein encodes MLEEYAKKRDFKKTSEPPVNELEKSSGKPIFVVQRHDATNLHYDFRLEMDGVLKSWAVPKEPPKKAGIRRLAIQTEDHPLEYADFEGKIPEGEYGAGKVEIWDKGTFELLKRNEKEITVTLEGEGLKGVYVLIRTNYGKKGKGWLFFKKKAD; translated from the coding sequence ATGCTTGAGGAATATGCGAAGAAGAGAGATTTTAAAAAGACCTCCGAACCTCCAGTTAATGAGTTAGAAAAAAGTTCCGGTAAACCTATTTTTGTGGTCCAGCGCCATGATGCAACCAACCTTCATTATGATTTTCGCTTGGAGATGGACGGAGTCCTGAAAAGCTGGGCAGTCCCTAAGGAGCCGCCTAAAAAAGCCGGCATCAGGAGGCTTGCCATCCAGACTGAAGACCACCCACTCGAATACGCCGATTTTGAGGGAAAAATCCCAGAAGGAGAGTACGGAGCCGGTAAGGTTGAAATCTGGGATAAAGGTACTTTTGAGCTTTTGAAGCGTAACGAGAAAGAAATTACTGTCACACTTGAGGGGGAAGGGCTGAAAGGGGTTTATGTGCTGATAAGGACAAACTACGGTAAAAAGGGTAAAGGGTGGCTTTTTTTTAAGAAAAAAGCCGATTGA
- a CDS encoding demethoxyubiquinone hydroxylase family protein, with product MLSETLADLENTSQEDLDKEILRAAMIAELDAINIYEQMANLTKNEEIRTILLDIAREEKVHVAMFETVLLQTDEEFLKIYADYALARR from the coding sequence CTGCTTTCGGAAACACTTGCAGACCTTGAGAATACCAGCCAGGAAGACCTTGATAAGGAAATCCTGAGAGCCGCAATGATCGCAGAACTGGATGCTATAAACATCTATGAACAGATGGCAAACCTGACAAAAAACGAGGAGATCCGTACAATTCTCCTTGACATCGCCAGGGAGGAAAAGGTTCATGTAGCCATGTTTGAGACCGTGCTCCTTCAGACTGATGAGGAGTTTTTAAAGATTTATGCAGATTATGCACTTGCCAGAAGATAA
- a CDS encoding lectin like domain-containing protein, with protein sequence MKKINSLLLALTILFSCFSGSPSFAAGSTENFEPSPKNTSLSEPMIETAPLNPEFLDLERSDPAGSFSPSDGRGISGTGYTPSPVSLSGLSKPAERLLFRASGSELPETYDLREEGQVTYVKDQGQTGSCWAFSSLESLESYILGTEGEYRDFSENNMKNLVTKYYSDGFDLTVNDGGNAFMSMAYLARWSGPVNYSEDPFSETSTYSPTGLPVQKHVQEVLILPGRTGPLDNEVIKEALMDYGAVYSTMYWSSFYYQKNNCTYICTDSSNANHAITIVGWNDSFDRNMFKQVPPGDGAFIIKNTWGEAWGEEGYFYISYYDTRLAYKENAVFTAAEKDNFDCIYQYDPLGWITSFGYPDSGYLTAWGGNVFSSRGNEKLEAIGFYTTDLDTAYEIYVYKNPTNGPLNQERNFVVKENGTCSLPGYHTHLLNSPVNLTSGEKFSVVIKFSNPFFLYPLAIEQPFFGYSSKAQANSGESYLSSDGVNWKDLTSEAGCSEANLCIKAFTTVNDLPDTDFSSNITSWVSPLTVQFTDLSQSAFSWEWDLNGDGIVDSTAKNPVYTYSSYGNYTVSLNISNRNGPDSETKSNYITVTPLTILSANPGENITTYEGEEQEFSISTNHASTVTWYLNGVVKHSESGVKSSSYSGASSPGIYNVTSRALTGSETAIRTWNWTVRDWNPWDNSTSQGGKNISTEELQEAIHVYKNSLPVPATEVELTSERLEKLIKLWYEGHAN encoded by the coding sequence TTGAAAAAAATAAATTCCCTCCTGCTTGCACTTACAATCTTATTTTCGTGTTTTTCCGGCAGCCCGAGTTTTGCTGCCGGAAGTACCGAAAACTTCGAGCCGTCCCCTAAAAATACATCTCTTTCAGAACCTATGATTGAAACGGCTCCTCTGAACCCCGAGTTTCTGGATCTTGAACGATCAGATCCAGCTGGTTCCTTCTCACCTTCTGACGGCAGGGGCATTTCAGGCACTGGATATACTCCTTCTCCGGTAAGCCTATCGGGGCTCTCAAAGCCTGCGGAAAGGCTATTGTTCAGGGCATCAGGTTCGGAACTCCCTGAAACCTATGACCTGCGTGAGGAAGGACAGGTCACCTATGTGAAGGACCAGGGACAGACCGGAAGTTGTTGGGCTTTTTCGAGCCTTGAATCCCTTGAATCTTATATCCTGGGGACAGAAGGAGAATATCGAGATTTTTCCGAAAATAACATGAAAAATTTAGTTACAAAATATTATTCAGACGGTTTTGACCTTACTGTCAATGACGGTGGGAATGCCTTCATGTCCATGGCATATCTTGCCCGCTGGTCCGGGCCTGTAAACTACTCCGAAGACCCTTTTAGCGAAACTTCTACCTACTCTCCGACAGGACTTCCTGTGCAAAAACATGTCCAGGAAGTGCTTATACTTCCCGGGAGAACTGGACCCCTGGACAATGAGGTGATCAAAGAAGCTCTTATGGATTACGGAGCTGTGTACTCCACAATGTACTGGAGCTCGTTTTATTACCAGAAGAATAACTGTACCTATATATGCACAGATTCAAGTAATGCCAATCACGCAATAACTATCGTAGGCTGGAACGATTCTTTTGATAGGAACATGTTCAAACAGGTACCCCCCGGGGACGGAGCTTTTATTATAAAGAACACCTGGGGAGAAGCCTGGGGAGAAGAAGGATACTTCTATATTTCTTACTATGACACCAGGCTCGCATACAAAGAAAACGCCGTGTTTACTGCTGCAGAGAAGGACAACTTTGACTGCATTTACCAGTATGACCCACTCGGATGGATAACCTCTTTTGGATACCCTGACTCTGGATATTTAACTGCCTGGGGCGGCAATGTATTTTCTTCGAGAGGAAACGAAAAACTTGAAGCTATAGGATTCTATACCACAGATCTTGATACGGCTTATGAGATATATGTTTACAAAAACCCGACTAATGGCCCTCTTAACCAGGAAAGGAATTTTGTTGTAAAAGAAAACGGAACATGCTCATTGCCTGGCTACCATACTCACCTGCTGAATTCACCAGTAAACCTGACTTCCGGAGAGAAATTTTCAGTGGTTATAAAGTTCAGCAATCCTTTCTTCCTGTACCCTCTTGCAATTGAGCAGCCATTTTTCGGTTATAGCAGCAAGGCACAGGCTAATTCCGGAGAGAGCTATCTAAGTTCGGATGGAGTCAACTGGAAAGACCTGACATCAGAGGCTGGATGTTCAGAAGCAAACCTCTGCATAAAAGCTTTCACTACTGTTAATGACCTCCCTGATACTGACTTTTCTTCAAATATCACCAGCTGGGTTTCTCCTCTTACAGTCCAGTTTACCGATCTCTCGCAGAGTGCCTTTTCCTGGGAATGGGATCTGAATGGAGACGGAATTGTGGACTCAACAGCCAAGAACCCGGTCTACACCTATAGCTCCTACGGAAATTATACTGTCTCACTGAATATAAGCAACAGGAACGGGCCTGACTCAGAGACAAAGAGCAATTACATAACAGTGACTCCACTCACTATTCTCTCTGCAAACCCAGGGGAAAATATCACGACCTATGAAGGGGAGGAGCAGGAGTTCAGTATCAGCACAAACCATGCCAGCACTGTAACCTGGTACCTTAACGGAGTGGTAAAGCATTCTGAATCCGGTGTTAAAAGCAGTTCCTATTCCGGTGCTTCCTCTCCCGGAATTTATAACGTTACCTCAAGGGCCTTAACAGGGAGTGAAACGGCTATACGCACCTGGAACTGGACAGTCCGTGACTGGAACCCCTGGGACAATTCGACCTCTCAGGGAGGAAAAAATATAAGTACAGAAGAACTCCAGGAAGCAATACATGTCTATAAAAACAGTCTTCCGGTCCCTGCTACAGAAGTAGAACTAACGAGTGAAAGGCTCGAGAAACTTATAAAGCTCTGGTATGAAGGACATGCAAATTAA
- a CDS encoding KEOPS complex subunit Pcc1: protein MKITGTIEFSDPKSRKSAARILKALSPDNLRSMESEISDERVAVWFHSKKIGSLLATVDDFLMNVKIGEGVEQTLENEK, encoded by the coding sequence ATGAAAATCACAGGTACAATTGAGTTCTCTGACCCGAAGTCAAGAAAGTCTGCAGCCAGAATCCTGAAAGCCCTTTCCCCGGACAACCTGAGGAGTATGGAAAGTGAAATCAGTGATGAAAGAGTTGCTGTGTGGTTTCATTCCAAAAAAATTGGCTCTCTTCTTGCAACCGTTGACGATTTTCTTATGAATGTGAAAATAGGAGAGGGAGTTGAACAGACTCTGGAGAACGAAAAATAA
- a CDS encoding DHHA1 domain-containing protein yields MSELEKLINLAKNAADKIRKHRFVRIVSHNDADGLTSAGIMAQALLRAGIGFQLSIAGKLDGAVIEEVNSGISQGDLVIFCDMGSGQPELIGKVAADVVVIDHHQPVGHSPAKAVVNAHMVGIDGATDISASGTCYLVARELGTGNIDLAGLAIAGAVGDRQLFQTANAFILEEALKAGVVSIRKGLKVGDGNLADVLAYSTEPFLDVTGYPEKAAEFLNQLGLSGNIEDLSAEEITKLASAIALKLVKQASPEAIEAVIGDTFLLNLELVHNVYDFISILNTCGKQKVYGLALALCLKDSTIVDEALTLTKEHEKNLAVDVRENVGKIRKGGNIWYINTVDTLSTGSLATTVVRYLHPEFPFICVNESEGILKVSARGTRELVSKGLDLAFALREAAGAVGGSGGGHSVASGASIPLGSAEEFLNIVDQIIGDQLRKNTSGKAK; encoded by the coding sequence TTGAGCGAGCTTGAAAAACTGATTAACCTTGCAAAAAATGCAGCCGATAAAATCCGGAAGCATAGATTTGTGCGCATAGTTTCACATAATGATGCTGATGGGCTGACTTCAGCCGGAATTATGGCTCAGGCCCTGCTAAGGGCAGGCATCGGTTTCCAGCTTTCAATAGCAGGAAAACTAGACGGGGCTGTGATTGAAGAAGTGAACAGTGGTATCTCTCAGGGAGACCTGGTCATTTTCTGTGATATGGGCAGTGGACAACCTGAGCTTATAGGCAAGGTGGCGGCTGACGTCGTGGTGATTGACCATCACCAGCCAGTAGGGCATTCCCCCGCAAAAGCCGTGGTAAACGCCCATATGGTAGGAATCGACGGGGCAACAGACATCTCGGCTTCCGGCACGTGCTATCTTGTAGCCAGAGAACTCGGGACCGGAAACATCGACCTTGCAGGGCTGGCAATTGCAGGGGCAGTTGGAGATAGGCAGCTTTTCCAAACTGCCAATGCCTTTATTCTGGAAGAAGCCCTGAAAGCAGGAGTTGTGTCAATCAGGAAAGGGCTGAAGGTAGGGGACGGAAACCTTGCGGATGTGCTCGCGTACAGCACAGAACCTTTTCTGGATGTAACCGGTTACCCGGAAAAAGCAGCGGAATTCTTAAACCAGCTAGGGCTATCCGGAAACATTGAAGACCTGTCTGCGGAAGAGATAACAAAACTTGCCAGTGCCATTGCCCTGAAACTTGTCAAACAGGCAAGTCCCGAAGCAATTGAAGCTGTCATCGGAGATACCTTTCTGCTTAATCTGGAACTGGTGCACAATGTCTATGATTTCATCTCCATTCTTAATACCTGCGGGAAGCAGAAGGTTTACGGGCTTGCCCTGGCTCTTTGCCTTAAAGACTCAACTATTGTTGATGAAGCCCTCACCCTTACAAAGGAACATGAAAAGAACCTTGCCGTGGATGTCCGGGAAAATGTGGGAAAAATTCGCAAAGGGGGAAATATCTGGTATATCAACACGGTTGATACCCTTTCCACAGGAAGCCTTGCCACAACTGTAGTCAGATACCTTCATCCCGAATTCCCTTTCATCTGTGTAAACGAATCCGAGGGAATCCTGAAGGTTTCTGCTAGGGGTACCCGTGAACTTGTATCAAAAGGTCTTGACCTTGCCTTTGCCCTCAGGGAAGCTGCAGGCGCAGTCGGCGGAAGCGGAGGCGGACACAGTGTCGCATCCGGAGCCTCAATTCCATTAGGAAGTGCGGAGGAGTTCCTGAATATCGTAGACCAGATAATAGGAGACCAGCTCAGGAAAAACACCAGTGGGAAGGCAAAGTAA
- a CDS encoding pyridoxamine 5'-phosphate oxidase family protein, translating to MGSQKVIQDSQQIEAVLSTAKYLCLALSDSETPYIVPMSFGYKKNAIYLHSSREGRKIEILKKNPWVCFEANIETEVITADDPCNYNVRYRSVIGHGQAKFLEDYNEKVEGLTVLSEHYGKKGLFEFEEWKVNRLCVIKIEIETMTGKESGF from the coding sequence ATGGGAAGCCAGAAAGTAATTCAGGATTCACAGCAAATAGAAGCCGTCCTTTCAACTGCAAAATACCTCTGTCTCGCCCTTTCCGATTCAGAAACCCCCTATATCGTCCCCATGTCCTTTGGCTATAAGAAAAACGCTATCTATCTCCACAGCTCCCGGGAGGGCAGGAAAATCGAGATTCTTAAAAAGAACCCCTGGGTCTGTTTCGAAGCCAACATCGAAACCGAAGTGATCACTGCTGACGACCCCTGCAATTATAACGTCCGCTACAGGAGTGTCATCGGGCACGGGCAGGCAAAGTTCCTGGAAGATTACAATGAAAAAGTCGAGGGGCTTACCGTGCTTTCGGAACATTACGGAAAAAAGGGGCTGTTTGAGTTTGAAGAGTGGAAGGTTAACAGGCTGTGTGTGATTAAGATCGAGATTGAGACGATGACCGGGAAAGAAAGCGGGTTTTAA
- the purQ gene encoding phosphoribosylformylglycinamidine synthase I produces MKIAIIQFGGTNCDMDVQYVLKDVVGVDAETVWYKEENLAGFDGVVVPGGFSYGDYLRAGAIAARTPIMDSVKKIASEGKPVLGICNGFQVLTEARLLKGALTTNEYPKFRCHWTNLRVETTDTPFTSRFRNGEVIRMPIAHMEGKFFAEEPALEELDKNEQVVFRYVDEKGRVTDEANPNGSLENIAGIVNASRNILGLMPHPERASESILGSDDGRRVFESMADYITENF; encoded by the coding sequence ATGAAGATTGCCATTATTCAGTTCGGGGGCACAAACTGCGACATGGATGTCCAATATGTCCTTAAAGACGTGGTTGGTGTGGATGCCGAAACTGTCTGGTACAAAGAAGAAAACCTGGCCGGATTTGACGGAGTCGTTGTTCCGGGCGGCTTTTCCTATGGAGATTACCTCAGGGCAGGGGCTATTGCAGCCCGAACTCCGATTATGGATTCCGTAAAAAAAATAGCATCCGAAGGAAAACCTGTGCTTGGGATCTGCAACGGTTTCCAGGTGCTGACCGAAGCCCGGCTGCTCAAAGGAGCTCTTACTACAAACGAATATCCGAAATTCAGGTGCCACTGGACCAATCTCAGGGTCGAGACAACTGATACTCCCTTTACCTCGAGGTTCAGGAACGGCGAGGTGATAAGGATGCCCATTGCCCATATGGAAGGCAAGTTCTTTGCTGAAGAGCCGGCCCTTGAAGAGCTTGACAAAAACGAGCAGGTCGTTTTCCGTTACGTAGATGAGAAAGGAAGAGTAACAGATGAAGCCAACCCAAACGGTTCTCTGGAAAACATTGCAGGAATAGTAAACGCTTCAAGAAACATTCTTGGTCTCATGCCCCATCCAGAAAGAGCTTCCGAATCAATCCTCGGTTCGGATGACGGAAGAAGGGTTTTTGAGTCCATGGCGGATTATATTACTGAAAACTTTTAA
- the purS gene encoding phosphoribosylformylglycinamidine synthase subunit PurS, protein MQYQATITIEQKAGMLDPEGTTAKRALGHLGYAVESVKTAKLYEIVLEAESAEVAEQKVDEMCQKLIANPIIHNYTIKLKELN, encoded by the coding sequence ATGCAGTACCAGGCAACAATAACTATTGAGCAGAAAGCAGGCATGCTTGACCCTGAAGGCACCACAGCTAAAAGAGCTCTCGGGCACCTTGGATATGCAGTTGAAAGCGTAAAGACCGCAAAACTATACGAAATCGTCCTCGAAGCCGAATCTGCCGAAGTTGCGGAGCAGAAAGTTGATGAGATGTGCCAGAAGCTTATTGCAAACCCAATCATCCACAACTATACTATAAAGCTCAAGGAACTTAACTGA